ACAGCCAATCCACCCTGAAGGCTCTCGCTCAAGAAATCAACGAATTCAATCCCAGTACCATTGCCGTGAACGTGGTGGGGCACACCTCAAAGACGGGGTCTGCTGCCACGAATCAGTCCTTGAGTCAGCAGCGAGCCCAGGTTGTGGCTAATTACCTCCGGTCTCAAGGTGTCCAGCCAAATCTGGTGGCAGAAGGCAAAGGGTTTTCTGAACAACTCCCAGGAGTTAACCCCGCTAGCCCTGCACAACAGCGTACAGAAATCCAGCTCAGGCGAGTAGGGGGATAGGCTGATGGCGGAGTCTTTGCGCCAAGCTTACCAGCGCTTTGGCGGTATCAAGCAGTCTGAGGTGCCTTGGATTATCTGGCTCTTAGAAAATCCGGCTAGTCCCCTCGCCCTGGCCGGGGCAATTCCCCTGAAGGAACATGACTACCTGCACCTTTTGCTTAATCGGGGGAAGTCTCCAGAGGATGAAGCATTTATTATTGGCTTTACGATGGGTAATGATACCGCCCTAAACCCCTTTCACCTCTGGGTGTTTAAGTTCGCCTCTCGGTTTCTGTACCCCCAGGACTACCGATTCACTCAGCATCATTGCGACATTTTTGATGCTGGGGTCAAGCAGGGAAAACAACTGCCAACCAAAAATTTATGCCGCTTTGATTTTTCATCAATTGAAGAGGAATCCTTAGAGGTATTGAGAGGTGTACTTAAAATTGATCAAATTCTGTAAGGGAAGACAATACAATCACTATTTGTGAAGTGAGCAATTCAGAATAGCGACTCATAACGAAAAAATCGTAATCGTTTAGGTCAAAATATAGGCTCAACCAGTGTTTCAGGGAGTGAGCCTAGTCAAAAGATAGACACTGAACAGGTTCATATAGGGTTTTATACATCAGTTTGTTGTATAACCTGAATTATCCATACAAACTATCCATGATGAAAATATTCGTCGGTTCCTCAAGCGAGGCGGGTCTTGTCGATACTGAAGTCCGGAAGATTCTTGAAGACCAAGACACTCTCCCCATTGACTGGCGAACTCAATTTAGAGCAGGTGAATTTGGTCTTGAGTCACTCATTCGCATCAAGGGTGAATGTGATGCCGCGATTTTGATAACCACTCCAGATGACAAGATTTGGTATCGCGGGGCTGAAGGTTTCAGTCCCCGAGACAACCTCTTATTCGAACTAGGACTTTTTATAAGTGCATTGGGTCGCGAGCGTGTTGGGCTAGTTGTCGCAACCAACCAAAATGGGGACGTTCCTAAGATACCAACCGACTTAGCAGGACTAAATTACGTATACTACAAGGCGGGAAAAAATGCTGGTAACACTGAGGCAATAACTAAATGGGTCTTGCATCTTCGAAAGCTTGTTGGCTCGGGCGTTAAGAGCTTTGAGAACCCTTTCGATGTTCTTGAAAGTCAGTTTTCAAGACTCCCGCAGGATTGGAAGGATGACGTGGAGAACTATATCATTGAGCCGTTCCGAGACCAAAGTTATTCAGCGCTACGAGGCGAGTTTACTCTCGATATTTCCCAGTACTACAACTCCCTTTTCACTGCATTATCGTCTATCGCAGGGACTGATATTCGGATCAAAGCGGTTAGCCTCCTCTCACACGAAATTTGGGACTCGGACCCGTTTCAGCTTCAGTATCAAGACTACAACCTGCAAGCTGGCAAAGAGGGCGTTCCAATTCAACGAATCTTCGTGATCAATGACGGAGTTGAACCAAGTTTGTGGGCAACTATTCAAAAGCAACTTGAAAACAACATTCAGGTTAAGGTTGTAGATGCTCGTCTGTTTTCTAAGTTCGCAAACCTTGACGACATCGTGCTCTTGCAAGGTACTGCTTATTCACGGTGTTATAAGTCACAGCAGTTTTTCAATGCTACAAATCGACTCAAATCAGCAAACCTCAATCTAAACACCAACTATTGCAACGATCTTTCGCTATCGTTTGATGCTCTTTGGAAATTGGCAAAGCAGCCCACGCCAAATATT
The Acaryochloris marina S15 genome window above contains:
- a CDS encoding TIR domain-containing protein, which translates into the protein MMKIFVGSSSEAGLVDTEVRKILEDQDTLPIDWRTQFRAGEFGLESLIRIKGECDAAILITTPDDKIWYRGAEGFSPRDNLLFELGLFISALGRERVGLVVATNQNGDVPKIPTDLAGLNYVYYKAGKNAGNTEAITKWVLHLRKLVGSGVKSFENPFDVLESQFSRLPQDWKDDVENYIIEPFRDQSYSALRGEFTLDISQYYNSLFTALSSIAGTDIRIKAVSLLSHEIWDSDPFQLQYQDYNLQAGKEGVPIQRIFVINDGVEPSLWATIQKQLENNIQVKVVDARLFSKFANLDDIVLLQGTAYSRCYKSQQFFNATNRLKSANLNLNTNYCNDLSLSFDALWKLAKQPTPNIVRMQQKSIAPPGDTFEIYDLDHDVITCEQAAEAKAIPLQNELKTIVTKTSNGIIALHLRGDRQIYWRAVKNILDVKEAEMLSKEDLAKLHLSDGTVSAILDPVWSMAHLISREVIQLDFVSTNNSTRRQYFRFDPLVLLSTAKHMIGSFEKQV